A single window of uncultured Methanospirillum sp. DNA harbors:
- a CDS encoding 50S ribosomal protein L23, which produces MVLKYPHATEKATYGVENESKIQFVVDRNATKPEIKKAVEKMFGQQVTSVRTMMTTKGEKKAIIGFTNEKSAEEILSRLGIM; this is translated from the coding sequence TGGTTCTGAAGTACCCGCATGCAACAGAAAAAGCAACCTACGGGGTAGAGAACGAGAGTAAAATCCAGTTTGTCGTTGATCGTAATGCAACCAAACCGGAGATCAAGAAGGCGGTCGAGAAGATGTTCGGCCAGCAGGTCACCTCAGTAAGGACGATGATGACCACCAAAGGTGAAAAGAAAGCCATCATCGGATTTACCAATGAGAAGTCCGCAGAGGAGATCCTCAGCCGTCTCGGCATAATGTAA